The proteins below are encoded in one region of Pseudonocardia sp. DSM 110487:
- a CDS encoding Lrp/AsnC family transcriptional regulator, whose amino-acid sequence MAVESLDDLDWRLLEALQNDGRASYADLGRLVGLSPSAVTERVRRLEESGVITGYGCEVDPEKLGLPIMALVRLRYPHGNYKPFRDLLATTPEVTEAHHVTGDDCFVLSVRARGMRHLEQVTGRIAGLGAVTTSVVYSTPLPRRSAVTSAVAASGAAASASSRRT is encoded by the coding sequence ATGGCCGTGGAATCCCTGGACGATCTGGACTGGCGCTTGCTGGAAGCGTTGCAGAACGACGGCCGCGCCAGCTACGCCGACCTGGGGCGGCTCGTCGGGTTGTCGCCTAGCGCCGTCACGGAGCGGGTGCGCAGGCTCGAGGAGAGCGGCGTGATCACGGGCTACGGCTGCGAGGTCGACCCGGAGAAGCTGGGCCTGCCGATCATGGCGCTCGTCCGCCTGCGCTACCCCCACGGCAACTACAAGCCGTTCCGCGACCTGCTGGCCACGACACCCGAGGTCACCGAGGCCCACCACGTCACGGGGGATGACTGCTTCGTGCTCAGCGTGCGCGCCCGCGGGATGCGCCACTTGGAGCAGGTCACGGGCCGGATCGCCGGCCTCGGCGCGGTCACGACGAGCGTCGTCTACAGCACCCCGCTGCCGAGACGATCAGCGGTCACCAGCGCGGTGGCCGCGAGTGGGGCCGCCGCGAGCGCGAGCAGCCGTCGCACCTGA
- the pgk gene encoding phosphoglycerate kinase, giving the protein MKTLDDLLGEGVSGRTVLVRSDLNVPLDGSRITDDGRIRASVPTLQKLREAGARVVVTAHLGRPKGGPEPKYSLAPVAGRLGELLGAEVTLAEHGDEAQAAVGALADGGVVLLENIRFDPRETSKNDDERAALAHELAALTGASGAFVSDGFGVVHRKQASVYDVAQDLPAYAGGLVLTEVEVLRRLTESPERPYAVVLGGSKVSDKLAVIEALLPKVDALLVGGGMCFTFLAAQGYGVGDSLLERDQIDTCRKLLETGKIVLPSDVVVADDFSAEAKTQTVAADAIPDGWKGLDIGPDSVGAFAEVLAGAATVFWNGPMGVFELAPFAEGTRGVARAIVDSGAYSVVGGGDSAAAVRALGLPEDGFSHISTGGGASLEYLEGKSLPGIAVLEK; this is encoded by the coding sequence GTGAAGACGCTCGACGACCTCCTCGGAGAGGGTGTGTCCGGGCGGACCGTGCTGGTCCGCTCGGACCTCAACGTCCCGCTCGACGGTTCGAGGATCACCGACGACGGCCGGATCCGCGCCTCGGTACCCACGCTGCAGAAGCTCCGCGAGGCCGGGGCGCGGGTGGTCGTCACGGCGCACCTGGGCCGGCCGAAGGGTGGGCCGGAACCGAAGTACTCCCTCGCCCCGGTGGCCGGGCGGCTCGGTGAGCTGCTCGGGGCCGAGGTGACCCTCGCCGAGCACGGCGACGAGGCACAGGCCGCCGTCGGTGCGCTGGCCGACGGTGGGGTCGTGCTGCTGGAGAACATCCGGTTCGACCCGCGCGAAACGTCGAAGAACGACGACGAGCGCGCGGCGCTCGCCCACGAGCTCGCCGCGCTGACCGGGGCGAGTGGCGCGTTCGTCTCGGACGGCTTCGGCGTGGTCCACCGCAAGCAGGCCTCGGTCTACGACGTGGCGCAGGACCTGCCGGCGTACGCGGGCGGGCTCGTGCTCACCGAGGTCGAGGTGCTGCGCAGGCTCACCGAGTCGCCGGAGCGCCCGTACGCCGTGGTGCTGGGCGGTTCGAAGGTCTCCGACAAGCTCGCGGTGATCGAGGCGCTGCTGCCGAAGGTCGACGCGTTGCTCGTGGGCGGGGGCATGTGCTTCACGTTCCTCGCTGCGCAGGGCTACGGCGTCGGCGACTCGCTGCTGGAGCGCGACCAGATCGACACCTGCCGCAAGCTCCTCGAGACCGGGAAGATCGTGCTGCCGTCCGACGTGGTGGTGGCCGACGACTTCTCGGCCGAGGCGAAGACGCAGACCGTCGCCGCCGACGCCATCCCCGACGGCTGGAAGGGCCTCGACATCGGCCCGGACTCGGTGGGGGCGTTCGCCGAGGTGCTGGCCGGGGCGGCCACCGTGTTCTGGAACGGACCGATGGGCGTGTTCGAGCTGGCACCGTTCGCCGAGGGGACCCGCGGGGTGGCCCGGGCGATCGTCGACTCCGGCGCCTACAGCGTCGTGGGCGGCGGCGACTCGGCCGCCGCGGTGCGCGCGCTCGGCCTGCCGGAGGACGGGTTCTCCCACATCTCCACCGGCGGCGGCGCGTCGCTGGAGTACCTGGAGGGCAAGTCCCTCCCCGGCATCGCCGTACTGGAGAAGTAG
- a CDS encoding RNA polymerase-binding protein RbpA: MSGGNAIRGTRVGAGPMGESERGETAPRSRIPYFCANGHVTTPSFANEADIPESWDCPRCGLPAGRDGENPPAPPRTEPYKTHLAYVKERRSDSDGAAILEEALNRLRASRELP; encoded by the coding sequence ATGTCCGGCGGCAACGCGATCCGCGGCACCCGTGTGGGGGCCGGTCCGATGGGTGAGTCCGAGCGAGGCGAGACGGCGCCGCGCTCGCGAATCCCGTACTTCTGCGCGAACGGCCACGTCACCACTCCATCGTTCGCGAACGAGGCGGACATCCCCGAGTCGTGGGACTGCCCGCGTTGCGGCCTGCCCGCTGGCCGGGACGGGGAGAACCCGCCCGCGCCGCCGCGCACGGAGCCCTACAAGACGCACCTCGCGTACGTGAAGGAGCGCCGCAGCGACTCCGACGGCGCGGCCATCCTCGAGGAGGCCCTCAACCGTCTCCGCGCCTCCCGCGAGCTGCCCTAG
- a CDS encoding rhodanese-like domain-containing protein, giving the protein MDLDAVTFFAARLAFQTDVADVNAAFTSGEPGFVLIDSRSAASWATGRIPGALHLPTGEIPDRAAALLDPGVPVVTYCWGPGCNGATRAALALARLGYVVQEMLGGIEYWTREGFPVETDAGLTYSDPDPLTVPCGC; this is encoded by the coding sequence ATGGACCTCGACGCCGTCACGTTCTTCGCCGCCCGCCTCGCCTTCCAGACCGACGTCGCCGACGTCAACGCCGCGTTCACGAGCGGCGAGCCTGGATTCGTGCTCATCGACTCGCGCAGTGCCGCATCGTGGGCCACGGGCCGGATCCCCGGCGCGCTGCACCTGCCCACCGGCGAGATCCCCGACCGTGCGGCCGCCCTGCTCGACCCCGGGGTGCCGGTCGTGACCTACTGCTGGGGCCCGGGGTGCAACGGCGCCACCCGCGCCGCCCTCGCCCTCGCCCGCCTCGGCTACGTGGTGCAGGAGATGCTGGGCGGCATCGAGTACTGGACCCGCGAGGGCTTCCCGGTCGAGACGGACGCAGGCCTCACCTACAGCGATCCGGACCCGCTCACGGTGCCGTGCGGCTGCTGA
- a CDS encoding TrpB-like pyridoxal phosphate-dependent enzyme, translating to MTRWTLPPEKIPSAWFNVAPHLPKPLEPPLHPATRQPVGPDDLAPLFPMALIEQEVSTEPWIDVPGEVLDILRLWRPTPLVRAVRLERELGTPARIYFKDESVSPAGSHKPNTAVAQAFFNAREGITRLSTETGAGQWGTALAFACAQFGLDLQVYMVRASYEQKPYRRVAMETWGGSVVASPVDDPQHPGSLGMAISDAVRDCVSRDDTHYALGSVLNHVLLHQTVIGLEAREQLELAGERTPDVVIAPCGGGSNLGGIAFPFVPHDAVRLLAVEPASCPTLTQGRFDYDFGDTAGLTPLLPMYTLGHDFVPPSIHAGGLRYHGDSPLVSALVRDGRMEAVAYPQRTVFEAAVQFARAEGKIAAPEAAHAIRAAIDEALAAKESGEEKVILFNYCGHGFLDLSAYDDFLHGRLPDEQG from the coding sequence ATGACCCGATGGACGTTGCCCCCTGAGAAAATCCCCAGCGCGTGGTTCAACGTCGCGCCGCATCTCCCGAAGCCCCTCGAACCGCCCCTGCATCCGGCCACGCGTCAGCCCGTCGGGCCCGACGACCTGGCCCCGCTCTTCCCGATGGCGCTGATCGAGCAGGAGGTCTCCACCGAGCCGTGGATCGACGTGCCCGGTGAGGTGCTCGACATCCTCCGGCTCTGGCGGCCCACCCCACTGGTGCGGGCCGTGCGGCTGGAGCGCGAGCTGGGCACTCCGGCGCGCATCTACTTCAAGGACGAGTCGGTGTCGCCCGCCGGGAGCCACAAGCCCAACACGGCAGTGGCGCAGGCCTTCTTCAACGCCCGGGAGGGCATCACCCGCCTCTCCACGGAGACCGGCGCAGGGCAGTGGGGCACCGCCCTCGCGTTCGCCTGCGCCCAGTTCGGCCTCGATCTGCAGGTCTACATGGTCCGGGCCTCCTACGAGCAGAAGCCGTACCGCCGGGTCGCGATGGAGACGTGGGGCGGTTCGGTCGTCGCCTCTCCGGTGGACGACCCGCAGCACCCCGGATCGCTGGGCATGGCGATCTCGGACGCCGTAAGGGACTGCGTCTCCCGCGACGACACCCACTACGCGCTCGGCTCGGTCCTCAACCACGTGCTGCTGCACCAGACCGTGATCGGTCTGGAGGCCAGGGAACAGCTGGAGCTCGCGGGGGAGCGGACGCCGGACGTCGTGATCGCGCCGTGCGGTGGCGGCTCGAACCTCGGGGGAATCGCGTTCCCGTTCGTGCCCCACGACGCGGTGCGGCTCCTGGCCGTCGAACCGGCGTCCTGCCCGACCCTGACGCAGGGGCGGTTCGACTACGACTTCGGTGACACCGCGGGCCTCACCCCGCTGCTGCCGATGTACACGCTGGGACACGACTTCGTGCCGCCGTCGATCCACGCGGGCGGGCTGCGCTACCACGGCGACTCCCCGCTGGTCTCCGCGCTCGTGCGGGACGGCCGGATGGAGGCCGTCGCGTACCCGCAGCGGACGGTGTTCGAGGCGGCCGTGCAGTTCGCAAGGGCCGAGGGCAAGATCGCCGCCCCTGAGGCGGCCCACGCGATCCGGGCCGCGATCGACGAGGCACTTGCCGCGAAGGAGTCCGGCGAGGAGAAGGTGATCCTCTTCAACTACTGCGGCCACGGCTTCCTGGATCTGTCGGCGTACGACGACTTCCTCCACGGCCGGCTGCCCGACGAGCAGGGCTAA
- a CDS encoding ROK family protein, translated as MSEAAAAIVELVATGRAVTRAEIGKVLGWAPSTVSLRVGQLLASGVLHEADLAPSRGGRPGRILRLRDDGGCVVVADVGGHHARTAVVDLTGALRDVAEVDVDVSEGPDATLDRIVAAWNEAARGGTVMAAGLSLPGPVDADRGAVVQASRMPGWNDVPVGERVTERLGVPTVVENDANAMALGEHYARIDHTRDSVTVKAGTAIGCGLVIGGRIYPGSSAGAGNITHTRVDVASATPCSCGNLGCLETVSSGAGVVRLLQARGIEIGSTADVVHRAQNGDPEVSALVRAAGGYLGAVLCTVVNLVNPGAVYLGGALSSVEPFVAAVRGRVYEGSHPIATGHLVIDATTTGPDAGIVGMGRLAVAAAHRGTTA; from the coding sequence ATGTCCGAGGCAGCCGCTGCCATCGTCGAGCTCGTTGCCACCGGTCGAGCGGTCACCCGTGCCGAGATCGGCAAGGTACTGGGCTGGGCACCGTCGACCGTGTCGCTGCGCGTGGGGCAGCTGCTGGCCTCGGGCGTGCTGCACGAGGCCGACCTCGCACCCTCCCGCGGCGGCCGGCCGGGACGGATCCTTCGGCTGCGGGACGACGGTGGCTGCGTCGTCGTCGCGGACGTCGGCGGTCACCACGCGCGTACCGCGGTCGTCGACCTCACCGGAGCGCTACGCGACGTGGCCGAGGTCGATGTCGATGTCAGCGAGGGGCCGGACGCTACGCTCGACCGGATCGTCGCGGCGTGGAACGAGGCCGCCCGGGGCGGCACGGTCATGGCAGCGGGGCTCTCGCTCCCCGGTCCTGTCGACGCCGACCGCGGCGCCGTCGTCCAGGCCTCACGCATGCCGGGCTGGAACGACGTCCCCGTCGGGGAACGGGTCACCGAGCGGCTCGGCGTTCCCACCGTCGTCGAGAACGACGCCAATGCGATGGCACTCGGCGAGCACTATGCCCGCATCGACCACACCCGGGACTCCGTCACGGTCAAGGCGGGCACCGCGATCGGCTGCGGTCTGGTCATCGGCGGCCGGATCTACCCCGGCTCATCGGCGGGCGCCGGCAACATCACCCACACCCGGGTGGACGTCGCCAGCGCCACGCCGTGCTCGTGCGGCAACCTCGGCTGCCTCGAGACGGTGTCCTCCGGGGCGGGCGTCGTGCGACTGCTGCAGGCACGCGGGATCGAGATCGGCTCCACCGCCGACGTCGTGCACCGGGCCCAGAACGGCGACCCCGAGGTCTCCGCGCTGGTCCGCGCCGCGGGCGGCTACCTGGGCGCCGTGCTGTGCACCGTGGTGAACCTCGTCAACCCCGGCGCGGTCTACCTCGGCGGGGCGCTGTCCTCGGTCGAGCCGTTCGTCGCGGCGGTCCGCGGGCGCGTCTACGAGGGGTCGCACCCCATCGCCACCGGGCACCTGGTCATCGACGCGACCACCACCGGACCTGACGCGGGCATCGTGGGGATGGGGCGGCTCGCCGTCGCCGCCGCCCACCGGGGAACGACGGCGTAG
- the tpiA gene encoding triose-phosphate isomerase, whose amino-acid sequence MAVRMPLIAGNWKMNCNHLEALALVQKIAFSLPEKYFDKVEVAVLPPFTDIRSVQTLIDGDKLLLVHGAQDLSPHDSGAYTGDVSGVMLAKLGCRYVVVGHSERREHHGEDDALVNRKVHAAVKHGIVPILCVGENLEVREAGEHVAHTTRQITAALEKVQSQHAQNLVLAYEPVWAIGTGRVASAADAQEVCAAIRETVSAKYGEAIATSVRVLYGGSVKAKNVGEIVAEKDVDGALVGGASLDADEFAQLCAIAAGGPLP is encoded by the coding sequence ATGGCCGTCCGCATGCCGCTGATCGCCGGCAACTGGAAGATGAACTGCAACCACCTCGAGGCCCTCGCGCTGGTGCAGAAGATCGCCTTCTCGCTGCCGGAGAAGTACTTCGACAAGGTCGAGGTGGCGGTTCTGCCGCCGTTCACCGACATCCGCTCGGTGCAGACGCTCATCGACGGCGACAAGCTCCTGCTGGTGCACGGCGCGCAGGACCTCTCGCCGCACGACTCGGGCGCCTACACCGGTGACGTCTCCGGTGTGATGCTCGCGAAGCTCGGCTGCCGCTACGTGGTGGTCGGGCACTCCGAGCGGCGCGAGCACCATGGCGAGGACGACGCGCTCGTCAACCGCAAGGTGCACGCGGCGGTGAAGCACGGGATCGTGCCGATCCTCTGCGTGGGCGAGAACCTGGAAGTTCGCGAGGCAGGCGAGCACGTCGCCCACACCACGCGGCAGATCACAGCCGCGCTGGAGAAGGTGCAGAGCCAGCACGCGCAGAACCTCGTGCTCGCCTACGAGCCGGTGTGGGCGATCGGCACCGGCCGCGTCGCGAGCGCGGCCGACGCGCAGGAGGTGTGCGCGGCGATCCGCGAGACCGTGTCGGCGAAGTACGGCGAGGCCATCGCGACGAGCGTCCGGGTGCTCTACGGCGGCTCGGTGAAGGCCAAGAACGTCGGCGAGATCGTGGCGGAGAAGGACGTCGACGGTGCCCTCGTCGGCGGCGCCAGCCTCGACGCCGACGAGTTCGCGCAGCTCTGCGCGATCGCGGCGGGCGGCCCTCTCCCGTAA
- the gap gene encoding type I glyceraldehyde-3-phosphate dehydrogenase, whose protein sequence is MTVRVGVNGFGRIGRNFWRAVDAQRAAGTTDIEIVAVNDITDNATLAGLLKFDSILGRLPYEVSHTDDEIIVDGKGFKGLAVRDPAELPWKDLGVDVVVESTGIFTKRDAASKHLDAGAKKVIISAPATEPDLTVVMGVNDDAYDGSQTIISNASCTTNCLAPLAKVIDDAFGIEKGLMTTIHAYTQDQNLQDGPHKDKRRARAAALNVVPTSTGAAKAIGLVLPHLNGKLDGYSLRVPVPTGSITDLTVDLRKEVSVDEVNAAYKAASDAGPLKGYLRYSDDPIVSSDIVTDPASCIYDAPLTKVIGNQVKVFGWYDNEWGYSNRLVDITDLVASKL, encoded by the coding sequence ATGACCGTGCGGGTGGGCGTGAACGGGTTCGGTCGCATCGGCCGCAACTTCTGGCGAGCGGTGGACGCCCAGCGGGCGGCCGGCACCACCGATATCGAGATCGTGGCGGTGAACGACATCACCGACAACGCCACGCTGGCCGGGTTGCTCAAGTTCGACTCGATCCTCGGCAGGCTGCCCTACGAGGTGAGCCACACCGATGACGAGATCATCGTCGACGGCAAGGGCTTCAAGGGCCTCGCCGTGCGCGACCCCGCCGAGCTGCCGTGGAAGGACCTCGGCGTCGACGTCGTGGTCGAGTCCACCGGCATCTTCACCAAGCGCGATGCCGCCAGCAAGCACCTCGACGCGGGCGCGAAGAAGGTCATCATCTCCGCCCCCGCGACGGAGCCCGATCTCACGGTCGTCATGGGTGTGAACGACGACGCGTACGACGGCTCGCAGACCATCATCTCCAACGCGTCCTGCACCACGAACTGCCTCGCGCCGCTGGCGAAGGTGATCGACGACGCGTTCGGGATCGAGAAGGGTCTGATGACCACGATCCACGCGTACACGCAGGACCAGAACCTCCAGGACGGCCCGCACAAGGACAAGCGGCGTGCCCGTGCCGCCGCCCTGAACGTGGTGCCCACCTCCACGGGAGCCGCGAAGGCGATCGGCCTCGTGCTGCCGCACCTCAACGGCAAGCTCGACGGCTACTCGCTGCGCGTCCCGGTGCCCACCGGCTCGATCACCGACCTCACGGTCGACCTCCGCAAGGAGGTCTCGGTCGACGAGGTCAACGCGGCGTACAAGGCGGCGTCGGATGCCGGCCCGCTGAAGGGCTACCTGCGCTACAGCGACGACCCGATCGTCTCCTCCGACATCGTCACCGACCCGGCGTCCTGCATCTACGACGCGCCGCTCACCAAGGTGATCGGCAACCAGGTCAAGGTCTTCGGCTGGTACGACAACGAGTGGGGCTACTCGAACCGCCTCGTCGACATCACGGACCTGGTGGCATCCAAGCTGTGA
- a CDS encoding O-methyltransferase — protein MDDSVLAVLHRVSDAAARHDAAQADRLDRWRVLEPDAGRFLWFLTQAVDARRIVEIGTSRGVSTLWLADAARATGGQVISFDPDRAAQDDAATSLADAGLAGYVDLRPEDGGAGVAGLADGEVDLLFLDAERTEYPSWWPHPVRVLRAGGVLVADNALSHPDEIAPLEALLRRDLTAVTTIPVGKGELVARRL, from the coding sequence GTGGATGATTCGGTTCTGGCGGTGCTCCACCGGGTGAGCGACGCGGCGGCCCGGCACGACGCCGCACAGGCAGATCGGCTCGACAGGTGGCGGGTGCTGGAACCGGACGCCGGCCGGTTCCTCTGGTTCCTCACCCAGGCCGTCGATGCCCGGAGGATCGTGGAGATCGGCACCTCACGCGGCGTCTCCACGCTCTGGCTCGCCGACGCCGCCCGCGCCACCGGTGGCCAGGTGATCAGCTTCGACCCAGACCGGGCAGCCCAGGACGATGCCGCCACCAGCCTCGCCGACGCGGGCCTCGCCGGCTACGTCGATCTGCGGCCCGAGGACGGGGGAGCGGGGGTGGCCGGGCTCGCGGACGGCGAGGTCGACCTGCTGTTCCTCGACGCGGAGCGCACGGAGTACCCGTCGTGGTGGCCGCACCCGGTCCGCGTGCTGCGCGCGGGCGGAGTGCTCGTCGCCGACAACGCGCTGTCGCACCCGGACGAGATCGCTCCCCTGGAGGCTCTGCTGCGCCGCGATCTCACCGCCGTCACGACGATCCCGGTCGGCAAGGGGGAGCTCGTCGCGCGCCGGCTGTAG
- the secG gene encoding preprotein translocase subunit SecG gives MELALQIVLIISSVLLVLLILLHRGRGGGLSTLFGGGVQSSLSGSSVVEKNLDRLTLFVGSIWVIAIIGTGLLVRVGV, from the coding sequence ATGGAACTGGCCCTGCAGATCGTGCTGATCATCTCCAGCGTGCTGCTCGTGCTGCTGATCCTGCTCCACCGTGGCCGCGGTGGTGGACTCTCCACCCTGTTCGGCGGCGGAGTGCAGTCGAGCCTGTCGGGGTCGAGCGTGGTCGAGAAGAACCTCGACCGCCTCACGCTGTTCGTCGGTTCGATCTGGGTGATCGCGATCATCGGCACCGGGCTGCTGGTCCGGGTCGGGGTCTGA
- a CDS encoding helix-turn-helix domain-containing protein: MSRDESSVGQRYVERRPVAGLADMVSTVWVQQIGADAPAYRHRNLPHGGTEVVCAMGAPPQVVGPLTGPYVEVLAPGTTVVGMRLRPGAGAALLGVPPSELVDLSVPADALWGRPGTALGDQVCAAASPAAALAALQRGMLARRSADADPDPLVTEAVRLLMPGRSSGVAALPGLLAVSERHLRRRCHAAVGLGPKALHRTLRFQGFLAMAQQAFATGRSRDGLAELALRAGYADQAHLTRECVRLTGATPRAFLAESADACACGGHDHAASYQPMLAGSFKNATGAAS; the protein is encoded by the coding sequence ATGTCCAGGGACGAGTCGTCCGTCGGCCAGCGCTATGTCGAGCGCAGGCCGGTCGCCGGGCTCGCCGACATGGTCTCGACGGTGTGGGTGCAACAGATCGGTGCCGACGCACCCGCCTACCGGCATCGGAACCTGCCGCACGGCGGCACCGAGGTCGTCTGCGCGATGGGAGCACCCCCGCAGGTGGTCGGACCGTTGACTGGTCCGTACGTCGAGGTGCTCGCCCCGGGCACCACCGTGGTGGGGATGCGACTGCGCCCAGGAGCAGGCGCGGCGCTGCTGGGGGTGCCGCCGTCCGAGCTGGTGGACCTCAGCGTGCCGGCTGACGCGCTCTGGGGCCGGCCGGGCACCGCGCTCGGTGATCAGGTGTGTGCCGCGGCGTCTCCCGCGGCAGCGCTCGCCGCCCTGCAGCGCGGCATGCTCGCCCGGCGGTCCGCCGACGCGGACCCGGATCCGCTCGTCACCGAGGCCGTCCGCCTGCTGATGCCCGGCCGGTCCTCCGGCGTCGCCGCGCTCCCCGGCCTCCTCGCCGTCTCCGAGCGCCATCTGCGGCGGCGCTGCCATGCCGCCGTCGGCCTCGGGCCGAAGGCGCTGCACCGCACCCTGCGCTTCCAGGGCTTCCTCGCCATGGCCCAGCAGGCGTTCGCCACCGGCCGCTCGCGGGACGGCCTGGCCGAGCTCGCGCTCCGGGCCGGGTACGCCGACCAGGCCCACCTCACCCGCGAGTGCGTGCGGCTCACCGGCGCCACGCCCCGCGCGTTCCTCGCCGAGAGCGCGGACGCCTGCGCGTGCGGGGGGCACGACCACGCCGCCTCCTACCAGCCGATGCTGGCCGGTTCGTTCAAGAACGCCACCGGGGCGGCGTCCTAG